The nucleotide window ATTCTCCAATCCCCTGGCGCTGGCGATCATCATTCCGTTGCTGGGCGGTCTCGGCGTTGCGGCCAGCGGGCGTATCCCAAATGTGCGCGAAGCTGTGACCCTGGCCACATCACTCCTGCTGGCCGTCCTGGTCTGGTCTCTGTTACCGCAGGTGCTGGCAGGGGAGGTGATCGAGTTGAGGTTGCCGGCGATGGCGGAGGGCCTCGGTTTTGCCTTTACCCTTGAGCCGCTCGGCATGCTGTTTGCGCTGGTTGCCTCGACGTTGTGGGTGATCAACAGCGTCTATTCCATCGGTTATATGCGGGGGAATAAGGAACAACACCAGACCAGATTCTACATCTGTTTCACCATCGCCATTGCCAGCGTAATGGGGATTGCCTTTGCCGGAAATCTGCTGACCCTGTTCTTCTTTTACGAGGCGCTGACCCTTTCCACCTATCCGCTGGTCACCCACAAAGGGGATGCCAAGGCGCTGGCCGGCGGGCGGGTCTATATCGGCCTGCTGCTGACCACGTCAGTCGGTTTCCTGCTGCCGGCCATCATCTGGACCTGGAGCGCCACCGGCACCATGGACTTCGTTCCGGGCGGTATTCTCGCCGGGGTCCTGTCCGGCGGGGCGGTCGGCTTCCTGCTGTTCCTGTATATGATCGGGATCGGTAAGGCAGCGCTGATGCCGGTGCATTACTGGCTGCCGGCGGCCATGGTGGCGCCGACCCCGGTCAGTGCTTTGCTGCATGCGGTGGCAGTGGTCAAGGCCGGTGTCTTTACCGTGGTCAAGGTTGTGGTTTATGTGTTCGGCGTTGACCTGCTGGCCGGGGAGGCGAGCGCTTCCTGGCTGATCTACGCGGCCGGCTTTACGATTATTGTCGCCAGCCTGATCGCGCTCAGGCAGGATAACCTTAAAAAACGTCTTGCCTTTTCCACCGTGAGCCAGCTTTCCTATGTGATCCTGGCGGTTGCCCTGTATGTGCCGGCTGGTATTGTGGCGGCTACCCTTCACATTGCGGCTCACGCGGTGGGCAAAATTACGCTGTTTTTTGCAGCGGGCTCCATTTATACCGCGGCTCACAAGACAGAGGTCAGCCAGCTTGATGGCATCGGCTGGCGCATGCCGGTGACCATGACGGCCTTCGCCGTAGGGGCGCTGGCCATGATCGGTCTGCCGCTGACGGGCGGTTTTATCAGCAAATGGTATCTGGTGATGGGCACGCTTGAAGCGGAAAGCCTGTTCGCCCTTATGGTTATAATGATCAGTACCTTGCTGAATGCAGCTTATTTTTTACCGATTGTTTATCGCGCTTTCTTCCGCCCGCTACCGGCAAAAGAGGCCGTGGCAGAGATGCATGGAGAGGCTCCCCTGCCGATAGTTCTGGCTCTATCAGCCACGGCTTTCCTTACAATATTGATCTTTTTTGTCCATGCTCCCCTCCTGGAGCTGGCGGAAGCTCTGCTCAAAGGTGCTCCATGACGGAAATACAGAAGGATGAAATGGAAAAACACTGGTTGGTCAGAAAGGACACGATCCGGAAACTCTGGATCGGTGGCGGTGTGATCCTGCTTCTCACCGTGCTCGCCCAGTTCTTCGTCCCCATCAAGGGCAAATTCGGGGTGGACGGCTGGTTTGCCTTTCCGGCGCTCTATGGTTTCGCGACCTGTGTGGCCATGGTTTTGGGGGCCAAATGGCTTGGATATATCGTAAAGCGGAAGGAGGACTATTATGATGAGTGACTTTTTTCCTCCAGCCCTCGTTCTTATTATTGGAGGACTGTTGCTTTCCCTTGCTAAGGGAAGGGGGCGGGACCTTCTGGTGCTTGGTGTGCCCGCCCTGACTTTTTACGCGATTTGGAGCCTGCCCGCGGACGCCATGCTTGAAGTGCCCTTCCTGGACTATATGCTGGTGCCGCTTGAAGTCACCACCCTGGGCCGGCTGTTCGCCACTATCTTTACCCTGATGGCCTTTGTCGGCGGTCTTTTTGCCCTGCGTCAGGCGACTAGCGGCGAGATGGCGTCTGCCTTTGTTTATGCGGGAGGGGCGGTCGGCGTTACCTTCGCCGGTGATCTGATCACCATGTTTATATTCTGGGAACTGATGGCCATCGGCTCAACTCTGGTCATCTGGTGCGCGGGCACGGAGCAGGCGCGGGCTGCCGGCATGCGCTATATCCTGATGCATTTACTGGGCGGGGTGATCCTGATGATCGGTATCATCGCCCAGATCAGCCATTCCGGCACCATCGACTTTACAGCCGTCGACCTGGACGGAATCGGCGCCTGGTGCATGCTGATCGGGATACTGATAAATGCGGCGGCTCCTCCTTTTTCTGCCTGGCTGTCGGACGCCTATCCGGAGGCAAGCCCGTCCGGCAGCGTCTTCTTGTCCGCCTTTACCACCAAGACCGCCGTCTATGTGCTGATGGTGGTTTTCGCCGGGACCAAGATACTTATTCCAATCGGATTGATTATGGTCTTTTATGGCATCATTTACGCGCTGCTTGAAAACGATATGCGGCGGATTCTGGCCTATTCCATCGTTAACCAGGTGGGCTTCATGGTGACCGGGATCGGCATCGGCACCCCGCTGGCGCTGAACGGTGTGGCGGCCCATGCCTTCTGCCATATAATCTACAAGGCGCTGTTGCTGATGAGCGCCGGTGCCGTATTGCACCAGACCGGGAAAAGGCGCTGTACGGACCTGGGTGGACTGTTCCAGTCCATGCCGGTGACCGCCGTCTGCGGTATTATCGGCGCGCTGGCGATTTCCAGTTTCCCGTTGACCTCCGGCTTTGTCTCCAAGAATATGATTTCCGCTGCCGCTGGTTATGAAGCCATGACGGTCGTATATTTCCTGCTTGCCGCGGCGTCCGCCGGGGTATTCCTGCATGCCGGGATCAAATTTCCCTGGTTTGTGTTTTTCCAGAAGGACTCCGGTCTGCGTCCCAAGGATCCGCCAGTGAATATGCAGCTGGCAATGATCATTTTCGCCTTTCTCTGCATCGGTATCGGCGTCTATGCCGCGCCACTCTATG belongs to Emcibacter sp. and includes:
- a CDS encoding proton-conducting transporter membrane subunit, whose protein sequence is MMADVFSNPLALAIIIPLLGGLGVAASGRIPNVREAVTLATSLLLAVLVWSLLPQVLAGEVIELRLPAMAEGLGFAFTLEPLGMLFALVASTLWVINSVYSIGYMRGNKEQHQTRFYICFTIAIASVMGIAFAGNLLTLFFFYEALTLSTYPLVTHKGDAKALAGGRVYIGLLLTTSVGFLLPAIIWTWSATGTMDFVPGGILAGVLSGGAVGFLLFLYMIGIGKAALMPVHYWLPAAMVAPTPVSALLHAVAVVKAGVFTVVKVVVYVFGVDLLAGEASASWLIYAAGFTIIVASLIALRQDNLKKRLAFSTVSQLSYVILAVALYVPAGIVAATLHIAAHAVGKITLFFAAGSIYTAAHKTEVSQLDGIGWRMPVTMTAFAVGALAMIGLPLTGGFISKWYLVMGTLEAESLFALMVIMISTLLNAAYFLPIVYRAFFRPLPAKEAVAEMHGEAPLPIVLALSATAFLTILIFFVHAPLLELAEALLKGAP
- a CDS encoding Na(+)/H(+) antiporter subunit D, whose product is MLSLAKGRGRDLLVLGVPALTFYAIWSLPADAMLEVPFLDYMLVPLEVTTLGRLFATIFTLMAFVGGLFALRQATSGEMASAFVYAGGAVGVTFAGDLITMFIFWELMAIGSTLVIWCAGTEQARAAGMRYILMHLLGGVILMIGIIAQISHSGTIDFTAVDLDGIGAWCMLIGILINAAAPPFSAWLSDAYPEASPSGSVFLSAFTTKTAVYVLMVVFAGTKILIPIGLIMVFYGIIYALLENDMRRILAYSIVNQVGFMVTGIGIGTPLALNGVAAHAFCHIIYKALLLMSAGAVLHQTGKRRCTDLGGLFQSMPVTAVCGIIGALAISSFPLTSGFVSKNMISAAAGYEAMTVVYFLLAAASAGVFLHAGIKFPWFVFFQKDSGLRPKDPPVNMQLAMIIFAFLCIGIGVYAAPLYDLLPYPVTYEPYKASTVLNYLQLLLFAGLAFFVMLPWMKRTLTISLDADWFYRRPLYWAGNATWNILSRAYDRFIRALSGGKTYFVGLFDTLFNARGVLTRTWMISTTAAWTISLLLLYLVSYVF